The Halobaculum magnesiiphilum genome contains the following window.
ATCGGCGAATCTATGGGGGATGCCCAAACGAACGCGACAGCGACGGGAACGGGAGAATCGAACGCATCCGGGATACGCGAGCGCGTGTCGCTCGCCGGCGGCGCGGCCGCGGGGGTCGGCGCGTACCTGCTCGGCTACCTCGTGACGTACGTGACGCAGGCTGGGGCGGTACGCGATCGCCTCTCGACGCTGAACTTCCTCACGAGCCTGTTCGGCGGCGACCCCGTCGCCGCGTGGCAGGGCGTCGGCTGGTACTTCTACAACGCTCACTTCGTGGCGACCGTGTCGCCGTCGTTCGGCGGCGGGACGCGCTCGTCGGATCTGCTCGCGAGCGCCGACGCCGGCCTGGCGTACCTGTACGCGGTGCCGCCGCTCGCGCTCCTGCTGGCCGGCGCGGCGGTCGCGCTCGTCGAGGGCGTCGACGACCCGACCGACGGGGCGCTCGCCGCCCTCGGCGTCGTCCCCGCGTACTTCCTGCTCGCGGTCGTCGGCACCGTCGTCTTCGCGTACGGCGTCGGCGATGCCGGCAGCGTCCACCCGGACTACGTCACTGGCGCGCTGCTCGCGGGCCTCGTCTATCCCGCCGTCTTCGGCGGCGTCGGCGGAGCGCTCGGCTCGTTCGTCGGCGGCGCCTGACGGGAGTGATTCCGACGGCGCGGTCGAGGCCTCGCGCTACAGGTCGCGGGCGACCATCTCGCCCCAGTGTTCGAAGCCGTATCGCTCGTAGAACGCCTGCGCGCGCTCGTTCTCGCGGTCAACGTCGAGCACCATGCGGTCCAGCGGGAGGTCCTGCTCGCGGGCGGTCGACAGCGCCGCCTCCATCAGGTCGTCGGCGACGCCCGTGCCCCGATACTCGGGGCGCACGTACACCTCGTTGAGCACGGCGGCGTCCCAGACGAACGACAGCGACTCCGGGAGGACGAACACGTAGCCCGCGAGCGCCGACGGGTCGTCGTTGTCGTCGGGATCGCCGTCGTGGCCGCCCGTGTCGTCGTCGGCCGCGTCGCCGGCCGCCGCTTCGCCGGCGCCCGCGTCGCCGCCGACCGCCGCGACCGTCACGGTCGCCGCCTGCTCGTCGACGCAGCGGTCGACCCAGTCGAGCCACCGTCGCCGGTACTCCTCGGTGAGTTTCGCCTCGTACGTCGCGGCCTTCGCGTCGCCGCCCGTGCCGTCGCCGAGTCCCGTCTCGAAGCCGCGCTTGAGTCCCCACAGCGCGTCCGCGTCGTTCGGTTCGTACGGCCGGATCGTCGCGTCGGGGTCACTCGGGTCGCCCGCGTCGTCCGCGTCTTCCGCCTCGCCGGAGTCGCTCATACCCGCGTCTTCGCGGGCGGACGAATCAACCCGCCGATGGCGTCGTCCCCGACGACGCGGGCCGCACCGCGACGGCGACGGCGCCTGGGACCGTCTCACCGCTCGCGCGCGAACCGGACCGCCAGCACCCCGACGCTCGTCGCGACGAGCAACAACTGCCAGCCGGCCCACACCAGCGGGAACACGCGCTCGACGTCCTCTGGCTCGTCGCCGGGCGAGGGGTCAACGCCGGTCGCGTAATGGAGGTTCTCGGTCGTGCGCACCTCCTCGGGCGCGAGGTCGACGAACGTCTGGAAGAAGCCCCGCTGGTTCGACAGCCCAGCCCGGCCGTTCAGGCTGTAGAACTGGTCGTGGACCGGCCAGAACAGGTTGACGCCGTTGGCGACGTAGTCGAGGCCGACGCCCGCGACGGCGAAGCCGGCGAGCGCGACCCACGCGAGGTGCGGAGCGGCGTCGCCCCACCGGTCCCGGAGCCACGAGCGATCGCGAACGCTGGTGTCGTACGCGAGCGCCCCGACGGCGGCGACCGGGATCAGGACGTTGTGGCCCAGCGAGCGGTGTGCGCCCGCGAGGAACGGCGAGACGAACGAGTCGATATCCGGGAGGACGGTCGCCAGGA
Protein-coding sequences here:
- a CDS encoding transporter gives rise to the protein MGDAQTNATATGTGESNASGIRERVSLAGGAAAGVGAYLLGYLVTYVTQAGAVRDRLSTLNFLTSLFGGDPVAAWQGVGWYFYNAHFVATVSPSFGGGTRSSDLLASADAGLAYLYAVPPLALLLAGAAVALVEGVDDPTDGALAALGVVPAYFLLAVVGTVVFAYGVGDAGSVHPDYVTGALLAGLVYPAVFGGVGGALGSFVGGA
- a CDS encoding GNAT family N-acetyltransferase gives rise to the protein MSDSGEAEDADDAGDPSDPDATIRPYEPNDADALWGLKRGFETGLGDGTGGDAKAATYEAKLTEEYRRRWLDWVDRCVDEQAATVTVAAVGGDAGAGEAAAGDAADDDTGGHDGDPDDNDDPSALAGYVFVLPESLSFVWDAAVLNEVYVRPEYRGTGVADDLMEAALSTAREQDLPLDRMVLDVDRENERAQAFYERYGFEHWGEMVARDL
- a CDS encoding metal-dependent hydrolase → MPSTLVHLALAGLLAAALLRESAFGRRAVAVVFLATVLPDIDSFVSPFLAGAHRSLGHNVLIPVAAVGALAYDTSVRDRSWLRDRWGDAAPHLAWVALAGFAVAGVGLDYVANGVNLFWPVHDQFYSLNGRAGLSNQRGFFQTFVDLAPEEVRTTENLHYATGVDPSPGDEPEDVERVFPLVWAGWQLLLVATSVGVLAVRFARER